The Planktothrix agardhii NIES-204 genomic interval GTGGGGCCAGATTTCCAGAAGTTGTCCGCTTCTCCCATGCGTTTAATGCGTTGGGGAGATACCCCAATTTCGTCGCGCCAGATGGCAAAAGCTTCGTCATCTTCCTCAAACACACTCACCACTAAACGTTCAGGCGGTAACTCAAAAACTTTTGTAGAAATTTCCCATCCCCAAGCGATCGCTTGTTGTTTAAAATAATCTCCAAAGCTAAAATTACCCAACATCTCAAAAAAAGTGTGATGTCTGGCCGTTCTGCCTACATTTTCAATATCATTAGTACGGATACATTTTTGGGAGGTGGTGGCGCGGGGAAATTCGGGTTGTCGCTGTCCCAGAAATATCGGTTTAAAGGGTAACATCCCGGCAATGGTTAATAAAACCGTCGGGTCTTCGGGAACTAAGGAGGCACTAGGCAGAATTTTATGCCCTTTTTCGGCATAGAAGTTGAGAAACTTTTGCCGAATTTCGCTGCCTGTGGAATACTGAGGAAAAAAAGTCATAATACTCACGGTAAAAAAATTAGACCAACCTTTCAGAATAAATGAAAGATCAAACCTTACATCGGATCACTTCTATTTTAATTGTTAGTTTGTCTGCGGTGGGGGGAGCGGTCGGAGGAATTTTTTTTCGGCAAGAGGTGATTTTAGAACGGTTTCCTACCCTGCTGCCTCGGTTGCCCTTTGCCCATGCCTTGCCGCCCCAGGAAATTATTACTGAAACCGAAGTCCGTCCCTTGCCGGGGAAACTGGATGAGGTGTTAATGTTTAATAGCAATAGTCCCGAATGGGTGAAACGCGAAGGAATTCTACTCTCAAGCTTTCCGGGGGGCTGGCGGAGTCATCCCGAAGCTCATTTAGAGTATCGTTTAACGGGAGAGTTTGAGGTATTTACACATCATTTTACCCACACTCCACCGGATTTAAAAACCTTGTATTTGGGGTTAATGGTTCATAATCCCGATAATGAACCTGTTACCGTTGAAGTATTACAAGCGGCAAGTTATTTATTGGAGCCTGATGCTCCGTTTAAAGAAAAGCCTGCCATGAGTGATAATTCCAAGGGTGAGATTTATTCCGGGCCAGGAATTCGGGCTGTTGATGATGTGTTAAGGGGAAAACGGCAGTCGGAATTTCCGAAAACCCTGGAAATTGCCCCTGGGGAAAGTCAAATGTTGATGAGTTTACCGATTCCGGTTAAGGGGTTAGAGCGTCCGGTGAATGGACGTTCTAGCTTGATGCGGTTAAAAGTCCGGGGCAAAACCGAAGATTCTCCCCCGGCTTCAATTTATCTGGCTAGTTTAGCCCAATTTGCGAAAATAGAACCTGATGGTAAGGAGCGATCGCCAACTTTAGAAGAATGGCAACAGTTACTCGACAATGTTAGTTTAGCACAACCTCGCGATAAAATTCCAACTCCTCCAGAACAAATAGGAGGCCAGTTAATTTATAGTCGAGTTGCAGGTATTCAAAAAGGGGCAAAATGGTCAGCAGATTTAGTAGATGAGGGTAAAGATTTTCTGACTATTCCTGATAGGGGAAAGGGAATTTCTTTTCCGATTAGTACAGTCCGGGCGGGAACATTAGGCACAAAACAAGTGCAGGTGGCACCATTAATTGTTCGTTATCCTGATACCGCATATCAATCTCATGGTAATTATGGAGTACACTATGATTTACAGATTCCCCTATTCAATGTAACAGATAAAACTCAAACAGTAGCAGTTACTTTAGAAACTCCATTCAAGGAAGAAAAGTTATCAAAAAATGGATTAATTTTTCGACAACCTCCGTTAAATTTTCCGTTTTTTCGGGGCACGGTTCGGTTAAGATATGAAGATGAACAGGGAAAAACCGTAATTAAATATTTGCATTTATGGCATCGTCGGGGGCAAATTGTTGATCCTTTAATTAAACTCAAATTAAACCCCAAATCCTCGCGGTTTGTGAGAGTTGATTTTCGTTATCCTCCCGATGCTACACCCCCCCAAGTTTTAACGATTAAAACCTTAAATTAATCATCTCCTAGGACGAAATAGGTAGAAAGTGGAAAATTTCTGATAACTGATCTGAAAATGATCGGGTAATGATTGATAATAATAAGGAAAGCACCAATACAGGGATCTCCAGCAATGATAACAGGCGAGTTAAAATCCAAAGTTGATAAATTGTGGACAACCTTTTGGAATAACGGCATTAGTAACCCCCTGTCGGTGATTGAACAAATATCCTATTTACTGTTTATTAAACGCCTAGATGACCTACAATTAGCCCAAGAGAAGAAGATCAAACGCTTAGGGGGGCCATTAGAAAATCCCACTTTTACCCCAGAAAATAATCATTATCGTTGGTCTGAATTTAAGCATCAAGAATCTGCTGCTATGTTAGTTACGGTCAGGGATTATGCCTTTCCTTTTATCAAAACTATCGGTAAGGAAGGGGGGACTTATGCCCAACACATGAAGGATGCTGTATTTTTAATTGCTAACGCCGCCCTATTAGCAAATGTAGTAGCACAAATTGACCTAATCTTTGAATTACTCAATCAACAAGCGAGTCAATCTCAAGATAAAACCTATATAGATTTACAGGGAGATCTTTATGAATATATGTTATCAAAACTCACCACCGCCGGAACTAATGGACAGTTTCGCACTCCTCGCCATATTATTCAAATGATTGTCGAATTAATGAATCCTAGCGCCCATGAGGTAATCTGTGATCCCGCTTGTGGGACGGGGGGCTTTTTGGTGGGGGTGGCGGAATATTTGCGCCAGCAAAAAGATAGTGAGGGTAACTATATTTTGCATAATCCTGTTAATCAGAAGCACTTTAATCAGGAGATGTTTCACGGTTTTGACTTTGATGCTACCATGTTGCGAATCGGCAGTATGAATATGATGCTACATGGCATCGAAGATCCGAAAATTGAGGCGAGGGATTCCTTAGCAGAGGAGCATTCAGAAGTATCGGAAGCTTTTACTTTAATCTTAGCAAATCCGCCTTTTAAGGGATCGTTAGAAGCGAATACCATTGCTAAGGATTTAACCAAAATTATTAATACCAAAAAAACCGAGTTATTGTTTGCGGCGTTATTTTTGCGGTTATTAAAAAAAGGCGGAAGGGGGGCGGTAATTGTGCCGGATGGGGTGTTATTTGGTTCGTCTAATGCCCATAAAACCCTGCGTGAAACCCTTGTAGAAAATCATAAATTAGATGGGGTGATCTCCATGCCTTCGGGGGTTTTCAAGCCCTATGCTGGGGTTTCTACGGCGGTGCTGATGTTTACTAAAACGGGGGTAGGAGGTACGGATGGGGTTTGGTTTTATGATATGGGTGCGGATGGTTTATCGTTGGATGATAAGCGTCAACCTGTGGAAGAAAATGATATTCCTGATATTATTGCTAAGTGGCGCGATCGCAATCTAAACAAAGATATTGACCGCAGCAGTAAGGCTTTTTTTGTGGCGAAGGAGGAAATAGTTAAAAATGGTTATGATTTATCGATCAATCGTTATAAGGAGGTAGAATATGGGGAAGTTAGTTATGAGTCTCCGGGGTTGATTTTAGGTAAGTTAAAGTTAATTGAAGGGGAAATTATGGCGGATTTGGAGGTGTTAGAGGAAATGTTGGGTATAGTATAAATACTGTAATTTGTCCATTTTTGCTATAATGTCTAAAATAGTCAATCTTTTGAGATCATGAAAAGCTATACCCTGACGCAAACCAGAAATCAACATGGTGAAGTCTTTGATCAAGCAAAAGTTGAGCCTGTGTTAATCACGGAGCAAAAACGTCCCAGCTATGTCATTCTTTCCGCAGAGTCTTATCAAAAACTAATTGATAAACTGGAAGAATTGGAAGATTTACATTGGGGGCAACAAGCACAAACTGCCCTAACTCAATCTTCAATGGTGGGAAGTGAGGAATTTAGCACAACTTTAGAAAGATTTGCCAATGGCTAAACTTGATAATTAAATTAACTGAATTTAAAAATAAAGGTTATCAAGCATTGGTTAAATATTCAAAAATTCTTAATTCTATAGGTTGGAATATTATGGAAGTTGTAGTAGTAAACAGTAAAGAGGATATTTTTGAGCAATTACGCAAGCATCAAAAAACCATAGAAGGTTATGGGGTAAGGCGATGTGGGTTGTTTGGTTCGTTTCGGCGTGGGGAAGCCACAGAAAACAGCGATATTGATTTGTTGGTGGAGTTTAAGCCGGAGTTGAAAACT includes:
- a CDS encoding type I restriction enzyme M protein, with translation MITGELKSKVDKLWTTFWNNGISNPLSVIEQISYLLFIKRLDDLQLAQEKKIKRLGGPLENPTFTPENNHYRWSEFKHQESAAMLVTVRDYAFPFIKTIGKEGGTYAQHMKDAVFLIANAALLANVVAQIDLIFELLNQQASQSQDKTYIDLQGDLYEYMLSKLTTAGTNGQFRTPRHIIQMIVELMNPSAHEVICDPACGTGGFLVGVAEYLRQQKDSEGNYILHNPVNQKHFNQEMFHGFDFDATMLRIGSMNMMLHGIEDPKIEARDSLAEEHSEVSEAFTLILANPPFKGSLEANTIAKDLTKIINTKKTELLFAALFLRLLKKGGRGAVIVPDGVLFGSSNAHKTLRETLVENHKLDGVISMPSGVFKPYAGVSTAVLMFTKTGVGGTDGVWFYDMGADGLSLDDKRQPVEENDIPDIIAKWRDRNLNKDIDRSSKAFFVAKEEIVKNGYDLSINRYKEVEYGEVSYESPGLILGKLKLIEGEIMADLEVLEEMLGIV
- a CDS encoding prevent-host-death family protein, producing the protein MKSYTLTQTRNQHGEVFDQAKVEPVLITEQKRPSYVILSAESYQKLIDKLEELEDLHWGQQAQTALTQSSMVGSEEFSTTLERFANG
- a CDS encoding nucleotidyltransferase; the protein is MEVVVVNSKEDIFEQLRKHQKTIEGYGVRRCGLFGSFRRGEATENSDIDLLVEFKPELKTFMNFMDLCFFFDDLFGRKVDVLTPESLSPIFGHKILAEVEYVSFWGKF